In the Mycolicibacterium thermoresistibile genome, one interval contains:
- a CDS encoding PAC2 family protein, whose translation MTSSNYGSSSGSDSRSKGLPELHDAIVVAAFEGWNDAGDAASDALEHLDAIWGARPIMEIDDESYYDYQVNRPVIRQVDGVTRELVWPAMHISHCRPPGSDRDIVLMHGVEPNLRWRTFCAELLDIATKLNVTTVVILGALLADTPHTRPVPVSGAAYSGDSAKYFGLEESRYEGPTGIAGVLQDACVQAGIPAVTFWAAVPHYVSQPPNPKATVALLRRVEDVLDVEVPLDDLPVQAEEWEQAITELTSEDDELAEYVAALEERGDAELDMSEALKIDGDALAAEFERYLRRRGPGYRGG comes from the coding sequence GTGACCTCGTCCAATTACGGGTCCAGTTCCGGATCCGATTCCCGCTCGAAAGGCCTGCCCGAACTGCACGACGCGATCGTGGTGGCGGCGTTCGAGGGTTGGAATGACGCCGGCGACGCCGCCAGCGATGCGTTGGAGCACCTCGACGCGATCTGGGGGGCGCGGCCGATCATGGAGATCGACGACGAGTCCTACTACGACTACCAGGTCAACCGGCCGGTGATCCGCCAAGTCGACGGGGTGACGCGGGAACTGGTGTGGCCCGCGATGCACATCTCGCACTGCCGTCCACCCGGCAGTGACCGCGACATCGTGCTCATGCACGGCGTCGAACCCAATCTGCGCTGGCGCACGTTCTGCGCCGAACTGCTCGACATCGCCACGAAACTCAACGTCACGACGGTGGTGATCCTCGGCGCGCTGCTGGCCGACACCCCGCACACCCGTCCGGTGCCGGTGTCCGGGGCGGCCTACTCCGGCGACTCGGCGAAGTACTTCGGCCTCGAGGAGTCCCGCTACGAGGGCCCGACCGGCATCGCCGGGGTGCTGCAGGACGCGTGCGTGCAGGCCGGCATTCCGGCGGTGACGTTCTGGGCGGCGGTTCCGCACTACGTGTCGCAGCCGCCGAACCCGAAGGCGACCGTGGCCCTGCTGCGCCGGGTGGAGGACGTCCTCGACGTCGAGGTGCCGCTGGACGACCTGCCCGTCCAGGCCGAGGAGTGGGAGCAGGCGATCACCGAGTTGACGTCGGAGGACGACGAACTGGCCGAATACGTCGCGGCCCTCGAGGAGCGCGGCGACGCCGAACTCGACATGAGCGAGGCCCTGAAGATCGACGGCGACGCGCTGGCCGCGGAGTTCGAGCGATACCTGCGCCGACGCGGCCCCGGCTATCGGGGCGGCTGA
- the metH gene encoding methionine synthase has product MKQVAHDDYAVGVTPVDTAVYDTDLLETLSRRVMVGDGAMGTQLQAADLTLDDFNGLEGCNEILNETRPDVIAEIHRNYLAAGADAVETNTFGCNLSNLGDYDIADKIRSLSEQGTAIARRVADEMSTPDHRRYVLAAMGPGTKLPTLGHTEFGVIRDAYIEAALGMLDGGADAILIETCQDLLQLKAAVLGARRAMARAGRHIPIITHVTVETTGTMLLGSEIGAALTAIEPLGVDVIGLNCATGPAEMSEHLRYLSRHSRLPVSVMPNAGLPVLGPDGAVYPLRPDELAEALAGFVSEFGLSLVGGCCGTTPEHIRQVVDAVSGVQRAGRQISYEPGLSSLYTSTPFAQDASVLMIGERTNANGSKAFREAMIAEDYQRCLDIAKEQTRDGAHLLDLCVDYVGRDGVADMKALASRLATASTLPIMLDSTETDVLRAGLEHLGGRCAVNSVNYEDGAGPESRFHKTMELVAEHGAAVVALTIDEEGQARTAEHKVAIAERLIEDITTNWGVEKSSILVDCLTFTICTGQEESRRDGIETIEAIRELKKRHPDVQTTLGLSNISFGLNPAARQVLNSVFLHECREAGLDSAIVHASKILPMNRIDEKQREVALDLIYDRRREGYDPLQELMTMFEGVSTADSKESRAAELAKLPVLERLAQRIVDGERNGLEADLDEAMTIKPPLEIINEHLLAGMKVVGELFGAGQMQLPFVLQSAEVMKAAVAHLEPHMEKSEDDSGKGRIVLATVKGDVHDIGKNLVDIILTNNGYEVVNLGIKQPISTILEVAEDKNADVVGMSGLLVKSTVVMKENLEEMNARGVAERFPVLLGGAALTRGYVEDDLSEIYEGEVYYARDAFEGLRLMDRIMSEKRGGGPDPDSPEAIAAREKEAERKARRARSKRIAAERKAKEEPVEVPARSDVAADVEVPVPPFWGTRIVKGVAVADYAGTLDERALFLGQWGLRGARGGDGPSYEELVETEGRPRLRYWLDRLATEGILAHAAVVYGYFPAVSQGDDVIVLTEPEPDADERFRFTFPRQQRGRFLCIADFIRSRELAAKTGQVDVLPFQLVTMGQPIADFANELFASNAYRDYLEVHGIGVQLTEAFAEYWHRRIREELRFGDRAMAAEDPESVEEYFKLGYRGARFSFGYGACPDLEDRKKMMELLEPERIGVVLSEELQLHPEQSTDAFVLHHPEAKYFNV; this is encoded by the coding sequence ATGAAACAGGTTGCACATGACGACTACGCTGTCGGTGTGACCCCTGTTGACACGGCTGTCTACGACACTGACCTGCTCGAAACACTGTCCCGACGGGTCATGGTGGGTGACGGCGCGATGGGCACCCAGCTTCAGGCCGCGGACCTGACGCTCGACGACTTCAACGGCCTCGAGGGCTGTAACGAGATTCTCAACGAGACCCGCCCGGACGTCATCGCCGAGATCCACCGCAATTATCTGGCGGCCGGGGCGGATGCCGTCGAGACCAACACCTTCGGCTGCAACCTGTCCAACCTCGGCGACTACGACATCGCCGACAAGATCAGGTCGCTGTCGGAGCAGGGCACCGCGATCGCCCGCCGGGTGGCCGATGAGATGAGCACACCGGATCACCGCCGGTACGTGCTGGCGGCGATGGGTCCGGGAACCAAGCTGCCCACTCTCGGGCACACCGAGTTCGGGGTGATCCGCGACGCCTACATCGAGGCGGCGCTGGGGATGCTGGACGGCGGTGCGGACGCGATTCTGATCGAGACCTGTCAGGATCTGCTCCAGCTGAAGGCGGCGGTGCTGGGCGCGCGGCGGGCGATGGCCCGGGCCGGCCGGCACATCCCGATCATCACCCATGTCACCGTGGAGACCACCGGCACGATGCTGCTGGGCAGTGAGATCGGCGCGGCGCTGACGGCGATCGAACCGCTCGGGGTGGACGTCATCGGGCTGAACTGCGCGACCGGTCCGGCCGAGATGAGCGAGCACCTGCGGTATCTGTCCCGCCACTCCAGGCTGCCGGTGTCGGTGATGCCCAACGCCGGTCTCCCGGTGCTCGGGCCCGACGGCGCGGTGTACCCGCTGCGGCCGGACGAACTCGCCGAGGCGCTGGCCGGATTCGTCAGCGAGTTCGGGTTGTCGCTGGTCGGCGGGTGCTGCGGCACCACACCGGAACACATCCGCCAGGTGGTCGACGCGGTGTCCGGGGTGCAGCGCGCCGGACGGCAGATCAGCTACGAACCCGGGTTGTCGTCGCTGTACACCAGCACCCCGTTCGCCCAGGACGCATCGGTGCTGATGATCGGTGAGCGGACGAACGCCAACGGCTCCAAGGCTTTCCGCGAGGCGATGATCGCCGAGGACTATCAGCGCTGCCTCGACATCGCCAAGGAGCAGACCCGCGACGGTGCGCATCTGCTGGACCTGTGCGTCGACTATGTGGGCCGCGACGGGGTCGCCGACATGAAGGCGCTGGCCAGCCGGCTGGCCACCGCGTCGACGCTGCCCATCATGCTGGACTCCACCGAAACCGACGTGCTGCGAGCCGGTTTGGAGCACCTCGGTGGCCGGTGCGCGGTCAACTCGGTGAACTACGAGGACGGCGCGGGCCCGGAGTCGCGGTTCCACAAGACCATGGAGCTGGTCGCCGAACACGGCGCCGCGGTGGTGGCGCTGACCATCGACGAGGAGGGGCAGGCCCGCACCGCCGAGCACAAGGTGGCGATCGCCGAACGGCTCATCGAGGACATCACCACCAACTGGGGTGTGGAGAAGTCGTCGATCCTCGTCGACTGCCTGACCTTCACCATCTGCACCGGGCAGGAGGAGTCGCGCCGGGACGGCATCGAAACCATCGAGGCGATCCGGGAACTGAAGAAGCGTCATCCCGACGTGCAGACCACGCTGGGCCTGTCGAACATCTCGTTCGGCCTGAATCCGGCGGCCCGGCAGGTGCTCAACTCGGTGTTCCTGCACGAATGCCGGGAAGCCGGGCTGGATTCGGCGATCGTGCACGCATCAAAGATCCTGCCGATGAACCGGATCGACGAGAAGCAGCGTGAAGTCGCTCTCGACCTCATCTACGACCGCCGCCGCGAGGGATACGACCCGCTGCAGGAACTGATGACGATGTTCGAGGGCGTGTCGACCGCCGACTCGAAGGAGAGCCGCGCCGCCGAGCTGGCGAAACTGCCGGTGCTGGAACGGCTCGCGCAGCGCATCGTCGACGGTGAGCGCAACGGCCTGGAAGCGGATCTCGACGAGGCGATGACGATCAAACCGCCGCTGGAGATCATCAACGAACACCTCCTGGCCGGCATGAAGGTCGTCGGTGAGTTGTTCGGCGCCGGGCAGATGCAACTGCCGTTCGTGTTGCAGTCCGCAGAGGTGATGAAAGCCGCTGTGGCGCATCTCGAACCGCACATGGAGAAGTCCGAGGACGACTCCGGCAAGGGGCGCATCGTGCTCGCCACCGTCAAGGGCGACGTCCACGACATCGGCAAGAACCTCGTCGACATCATCCTGACCAACAACGGCTACGAGGTCGTCAACCTCGGCATCAAGCAGCCGATCAGCACCATCCTCGAGGTGGCCGAGGACAAGAACGCCGATGTGGTCGGCATGTCCGGGCTCCTGGTGAAGTCCACCGTGGTGATGAAGGAGAACCTCGAGGAGATGAACGCCCGCGGTGTGGCCGAACGGTTCCCGGTGCTGCTCGGGGGAGCGGCCCTGACCCGCGGCTACGTCGAGGACGATCTGTCCGAGATCTACGAGGGCGAGGTGTACTACGCCCGCGATGCGTTCGAGGGTCTGCGGCTGATGGACCGCATCATGAGCGAGAAGCGCGGCGGCGGCCCGGATCCGGACAGTCCGGAGGCGATCGCGGCCCGCGAGAAGGAGGCCGAGCGCAAGGCGCGCCGGGCCCGTTCGAAACGCATTGCGGCCGAACGCAAAGCTAAGGAGGAGCCGGTCGAGGTGCCGGCCCGTTCCGATGTCGCCGCCGATGTCGAGGTTCCGGTGCCCCCGTTCTGGGGCACCCGCATCGTCAAGGGGGTCGCGGTGGCCGATTACGCCGGCACCCTCGACGAACGCGCGTTGTTCCTGGGGCAGTGGGGGTTGCGCGGAGCGCGTGGCGGCGACGGACCGTCCTATGAGGAACTGGTGGAGACCGAGGGACGGCCGCGGCTGCGCTACTGGCTGGACCGGTTGGCCACCGAGGGCATCCTCGCGCACGCCGCGGTGGTGTACGGCTACTTCCCGGCGGTGTCGCAGGGTGACGACGTGATCGTGCTCACCGAACCGGAACCCGATGCGGACGAACGGTTCCGGTTCACCTTCCCGCGCCAGCAGCGGGGCCGCTTCCTGTGCATCGCCGACTTCATCCGGTCCCGGGAGCTGGCCGCGAAGACCGGGCAGGTCGACGTGTTGCCCTTCCAGCTGGTGACCATGGGCCAGCCGATCGCCGACTTCGCCAACGAGCTGTTCGCGTCGAACGCCTACCGCGACTACCTCGAGGTACACGGCATCGGCGTGCAGCTCACCGAGGCGTTCGCCGAGTACTGGCACCGGCGTATCCGGGAGGAACTGCGGTTCGGCGACCGTGCGATGGCGGCCGAGGATCCCGAATCCGTCGAGGAGTACTTCAAGCTCGGCTACCGCGGCGCCCGCTTCTCCTTCGGCTACGGGGCGTGCCCGGATCTCGAGGACCGCAAGAAGATGATGGAACTGCTCGAGCCGGAGCGGATCGGCGTGGTGTTGTCGGAGGAACTACAGCTGCATCCCGAACAGTCCACCGACGCGTTCGTGCTGCACCACCCCGAGGCCAAGTACTTCAACGTCTGA
- a CDS encoding HAD family hydrolase, with product MRAVLWDMDGTLVDSERLWDLSLRELYRRLGRELRPEVRAATVGGAADTVMRIVYDDLGLDPDPEAMARTADWLHDYTGELFASGLPWCAGARELLDELAAAAVPMALVTNTRRTLTEQALHSIGRHYFAVTVCGDEVPNGKPAPDIYHRAADLLGVAPEACLAVEDSPTGAAAAEGAGCPVLVVPNALEVQHSPRRRQIPSLTHVDVPLMREIHADLSAAPGPGVPAGHRPL from the coding sequence ATGCGAGCGGTGCTGTGGGATATGGACGGCACCCTCGTCGACTCCGAAAGACTGTGGGATCTCTCACTGCGGGAGCTCTACCGGCGGCTCGGCCGCGAGCTGCGGCCGGAGGTGCGCGCCGCCACCGTGGGCGGCGCCGCCGACACCGTCATGCGCATCGTCTACGACGACCTCGGGCTGGACCCGGATCCGGAGGCGATGGCGCGCACGGCGGATTGGTTGCACGACTACACCGGGGAACTGTTCGCCTCGGGCCTGCCGTGGTGTGCCGGGGCCCGCGAACTGCTCGACGAGCTGGCCGCGGCCGCGGTCCCGATGGCGCTGGTCACCAACACCCGCCGCACGCTGACCGAGCAGGCGCTGCACAGCATCGGGCGGCACTACTTCGCGGTGACCGTCTGCGGCGACGAGGTGCCCAACGGCAAACCGGCGCCGGACATCTACCACCGCGCCGCCGATCTGCTCGGGGTCGCGCCGGAGGCGTGTCTGGCCGTGGAGGATTCGCCCACCGGCGCCGCCGCGGCCGAGGGCGCCGGTTGCCCGGTGCTGGTGGTGCCCAACGCGCTCGAGGTGCAGCACAGTCCACGCCGTCGGCAGATCCCGTCGCTGACCCACGTGGACGTGCCGTTGATGCGGGAGATCCACGCCGATCTGAGCGCCGCGCCGGGTCCCGGAGTGCCCGCCGGACACCGGCCGCTGTGA
- a CDS encoding sugar porter family MFS transporter, which produces MAGQGPVEQVGAGSADEEFSSGRSAVRIASVAALGGLLFGYDSAVINGAVAAIQDQFGIGDAVLGFAVASALLGAAVGAVTAGRVADRIGRLAVMKIAATLFFVSAFGTGWAVDVWMVVVFRIVGGIGVGVASVIAPAYIAETAPPHIRGRLGSLQQLAIVSGIFLSLLIDGILAALAGGSREELWLNMEAWRWMFLMMAVPAVLYGALTFTIPESPRYLVATHRVPEARRVLSRLLGAKNLEITINRIERSLRAEKPPSWSDLRKPTGGMYGIVWVGLGLSIFQQFVGINVIFYYSNVLWEAVGFDESQSFLITVITSVTNIVTTLIAIALIDKIGRKPLLLIGSTGMAGTLGVMAVIFGTAPVIDGQPQLGDVAGPVALVAANLFVVSFGMSWGPVVWVLLGEMFPNRIRAAALGLAAAGQWTANWVITVTFPGLREHLGPAYGFYALCAVLSLLFVWRWVAETKGRTLEDMQPDVPGHDRASAPG; this is translated from the coding sequence ATGGCCGGTCAGGGTCCCGTCGAGCAGGTAGGCGCCGGCTCGGCCGATGAGGAGTTCAGCTCCGGCCGCAGTGCGGTGCGCATCGCATCGGTGGCGGCGCTGGGCGGGCTGCTGTTCGGCTACGACAGCGCGGTGATCAACGGCGCCGTCGCCGCCATCCAGGATCAGTTCGGCATCGGTGACGCGGTGCTGGGATTCGCCGTCGCCTCGGCGCTGCTCGGCGCGGCCGTGGGTGCGGTGACCGCCGGCCGCGTCGCCGACCGGATCGGCCGGCTCGCGGTGATGAAGATCGCCGCGACGCTGTTCTTCGTCAGCGCGTTCGGCACCGGCTGGGCCGTCGACGTCTGGATGGTGGTCGTGTTCCGCATCGTCGGCGGCATCGGCGTCGGTGTGGCCTCGGTGATCGCCCCGGCCTACATCGCCGAGACGGCGCCGCCGCACATCCGCGGGCGGCTCGGCTCGCTGCAGCAGTTGGCGATCGTCTCCGGGATCTTCCTGTCGCTGCTGATCGACGGGATCCTCGCCGCACTCGCCGGCGGTTCGCGCGAGGAACTGTGGCTGAACATGGAGGCCTGGCGCTGGATGTTCCTGATGATGGCCGTTCCGGCCGTCCTCTACGGCGCCCTGACATTCACCATCCCCGAATCGCCGCGCTATCTGGTGGCCACCCACCGGGTGCCGGAGGCGCGTCGGGTGCTCAGCCGGTTGCTGGGGGCGAAGAACCTGGAGATCACCATCAACCGGATCGAGCGGTCACTGCGTGCCGAGAAACCGCCGTCCTGGTCGGATCTGCGCAAACCGACCGGCGGGATGTACGGCATCGTGTGGGTCGGGCTCGGGCTGTCGATCTTCCAGCAGTTCGTCGGCATCAACGTGATCTTCTACTACTCCAACGTGCTGTGGGAGGCGGTCGGGTTCGACGAGAGCCAGTCGTTCCTGATCACCGTGATCACCTCGGTCACCAACATCGTCACCACGCTGATCGCGATCGCCCTGATCGACAAGATCGGCCGAAAACCGTTGTTGCTGATCGGCTCCACCGGAATGGCCGGCACGCTGGGCGTCATGGCGGTGATCTTCGGCACCGCACCGGTGATCGACGGCCAACCGCAACTCGGTGACGTCGCCGGCCCGGTCGCTCTGGTGGCGGCGAATCTGTTCGTGGTCTCCTTCGGGATGTCGTGGGGACCGGTGGTGTGGGTGCTGCTGGGCGAGATGTTCCCGAACCGCATCCGCGCCGCCGCGCTGGGCCTGGCCGCGGCCGGGCAGTGGACGGCGAACTGGGTGATCACCGTGACCTTCCCCGGCCTGCGGGAGCACCTCGGGCCGGCGTACGGCTTCTACGCCCTGTGCGCGGTGCTGTCACTGCTGTTCGTGTGGCGGTGGGTGGCCGAGACGAAGGGCAGGACGTTGGAGGACATGCAGCCCGACGTGCCGGGTCACGATCGCGCCTCCGCACCCGGGTGA
- a CDS encoding phosphoribosyl-ATP diphosphatase has translation MGQSIIVKTFDALFAELSDKARTRPAGSGTVAALDAGVHGIGKKVLEEAGEVWLAAEHESDDALAEEISQLLYWTQVLMIARGITLDDVYRKL, from the coding sequence ATGGGACAATCCATCATCGTGAAGACCTTCGATGCCTTGTTCGCCGAGCTCAGCGACAAAGCGCGGACCCGGCCGGCCGGCAGCGGCACGGTGGCTGCGCTCGACGCCGGCGTGCATGGGATCGGTAAGAAGGTCCTCGAGGAGGCCGGTGAGGTCTGGCTGGCGGCCGAGCACGAGTCCGACGACGCGCTCGCCGAGGAGATCAGCCAACTGCTGTACTGGACGCAGGTGCTGATGATCGCGCGCGGCATCACCCTCGACGACGTCTATCGGAAGTTGTGA
- the hisG gene encoding ATP phosphoribosyltransferase encodes MLRIAMPNKGTLSEPAAEILAEAGYRRRSDTKDLTVVDPVNEVEFFFLRPKDIAIYVGSGDLDLGITGRDLTAESGAPVRERLALGFGSSTFRYAAPAGRKWTVADLAGKRIATSFPNLVRKDLAARGIDATVIRLDGAVEISVQLGVADAIADVVGSGRTLGLHGLVAFGESLCDSEAVLIERIDADPSNAAARDKLVARVQGVVFGQQYLMLDYDCPRDVLDDAMAITPGLQSPTVAPLADPAWVAVRAMVPRRDVNAIMDELGAIGAKAILASEIRFCRF; translated from the coding sequence ATGCTGCGTATCGCCATGCCCAACAAGGGCACCCTCAGTGAACCGGCGGCCGAGATCCTCGCCGAGGCCGGATACCGCCGCCGCAGCGACACCAAGGATCTGACCGTCGTGGACCCGGTCAACGAGGTCGAGTTCTTCTTCCTGCGGCCGAAGGACATCGCAATCTACGTCGGTTCGGGGGACCTGGATCTGGGCATCACCGGACGGGATCTCACCGCCGAGTCGGGGGCGCCGGTGCGTGAGCGGTTGGCGCTCGGCTTCGGTTCCTCCACGTTCCGCTACGCCGCGCCGGCCGGCCGGAAGTGGACCGTCGCAGATCTGGCCGGTAAGCGGATCGCCACCTCGTTTCCCAATCTGGTGCGAAAAGACCTGGCGGCCCGCGGGATCGACGCCACGGTGATCCGGCTCGACGGTGCGGTGGAGATCTCGGTGCAGCTCGGTGTGGCCGACGCGATCGCCGATGTGGTGGGCTCCGGCCGCACCCTGGGCCTGCACGGGCTGGTGGCCTTCGGCGAATCGCTGTGCGACTCCGAGGCGGTGCTGATCGAGCGCATCGACGCCGACCCGTCCAATGCCGCCGCGCGGGACAAGCTGGTGGCCCGGGTGCAGGGTGTGGTGTTCGGCCAGCAGTACCTGATGCTCGACTACGACTGCCCCCGTGACGTCCTCGACGACGCGATGGCGATCACCCCCGGGCTGCAGTCGCCCACCGTGGCGCCGCTGGCCGACCCGGCCTGGGTGGCGGTGCGCGCCATGGTGCCACGCCGGGACGTCAACGCGATCATGGACGAACTCGGAGCGATCGGCGCGAAGGCGATCCTGGCCTCCGAGATCAGGTTCTGCCGCTTCTAG
- a CDS encoding DUF4126 family protein has product MTHALVLLSALLIGVVAGLRALTAPAVLAWTAMLGWLVLDGTWVEWLGHPETVTVLTIFAVGELVMDQLPGVRSRTASLPFLGRLIAGGFAGAVVGTAWGYPIGGLGAGLIGAVLGTIGGYQVRTRLTTASGGRDWPFAVLEDLVAVAGGVAVAALVAGL; this is encoded by the coding sequence ATGACGCATGCGTTGGTGCTGCTGTCCGCCCTGCTGATCGGTGTGGTCGCCGGGCTGCGCGCGCTCACCGCCCCGGCGGTGCTGGCCTGGACGGCGATGCTGGGCTGGCTGGTCCTGGACGGCACCTGGGTGGAGTGGTTGGGCCACCCGGAGACCGTCACGGTGCTGACCATCTTCGCCGTCGGTGAACTGGTCATGGATCAGCTGCCCGGGGTCCGCAGCCGCACCGCGTCGTTGCCGTTCCTCGGCCGGCTCATCGCCGGCGGCTTCGCCGGCGCCGTGGTGGGCACCGCATGGGGCTATCCGATCGGCGGTCTGGGCGCCGGATTGATCGGCGCGGTGCTCGGCACCATCGGTGGCTATCAGGTCCGTACCAGGCTGACGACCGCCTCGGGCGGTCGGGACTGGCCGTTCGCGGTGTTGGAGGATCTGGTCGCGGTGGCCGGCGGTGTGGCGGTGGCCGCCCTGGTGGCTGGACTCTAG
- a CDS encoding SDR family oxidoreductase has translation MTILVTGATGNIGRRVVDHLIALGATDIRALTTDPAKAKLPESVTAVTGYLGRPETLPAALHGVRRMYLAPLPATLPTTLELAEQAGVEYVVALSGGAHWQQHADTIAAAPLTSTQLGPGEFLENFTLWAEQIKTTRTVREPYPDVVEAPISMDDIARVAAHLLAEPDPSHHGRMYELTGPQALTRARIAEQIGVGIGVDVTFRRCDRAEAERALEPVMGARARWYLDLLADGAPQRANRLVEELTGTPAESVAQWATRHAELFR, from the coding sequence ATGACCATTCTGGTGACCGGGGCCACCGGGAACATCGGCCGCCGTGTCGTGGATCACCTGATCGCGCTGGGCGCCACCGATATTCGCGCGTTGACCACCGATCCCGCCAAGGCGAAGCTGCCGGAGTCGGTGACCGCGGTCACCGGATATCTGGGACGGCCCGAGACGCTGCCGGCGGCGCTGCACGGGGTGCGGCGGATGTATCTGGCCCCGCTGCCCGCCACCCTGCCGACCACCCTGGAGCTGGCCGAACAGGCCGGGGTCGAATATGTGGTGGCGCTGTCGGGCGGGGCGCACTGGCAGCAGCACGCCGACACCATCGCCGCCGCCCCGCTCACCAGCACCCAGCTCGGGCCCGGTGAGTTCCTGGAGAACTTCACCCTCTGGGCCGAGCAGATCAAGACCACCCGCACGGTGCGCGAACCGTACCCCGACGTCGTCGAAGCCCCCATCTCGATGGATGACATCGCCCGGGTCGCGGCGCATCTGCTGGCCGAGCCGGACCCGTCACATCACGGCCGGATGTATGAGCTGACCGGGCCGCAGGCACTCACCCGCGCCCGGATCGCCGAGCAGATCGGCGTCGGTATCGGCGTGGATGTCACGTTCCGGCGATGCGATCGGGCCGAGGCCGAACGCGCGCTGGAACCGGTGATGGGCGCCCGGGCACGCTGGTACCTCGACCTGCTGGCCGACGGTGCACCCCAGCGGGCGAATCGGCTCGTCGAGGAACTCACCGGTACGCCGGCGGAATCGGTGGCGCAGTGGGCCACCCGGCACGCCGAGTTGTTCCGCTGA